ACCTTCCTGACTTTAATTTACATTCATAACTATGATAACAGCAAAAACAAAAACAACCTTATCTGCAACCGAAGAACAGTACATTTCCCCGGACATCGAAGTAACCGACATTGAAATCAGTCACACCATTTTGGCCGGTAGCGGCGATTTACCCGGTATGCCTGGCGAAGACTGGTAAAATGAATGAACAAGTGTCAATTATCAATTACAAAATGCCGATTTGCTTCCTCGAACTTCCGACTTAAAATTATGCGTTATGAGACATAAATTATTCCTTTTTGTAGCCCTCGTTTTCATAGCGGCGAGCTGCACAAAAACAGAACTGCCAGTCGAACAAAGCGATACCGGCATATTGACCCTCACTGCTGTCATGCCGAGCACGGAGTCGCAAACCCGCGTTGCCCTGGAGAAAGATCCGGACAACAAAAATATTGTCGTGAGATGGAAAGCGGGCGACAAGGTGCTTCTTTTCTTTCAGAAGCCGGATGGGTCGGTTGTGGCAGGAGATGAGCCAACCATAACCATCGTCCCCGATACGGACAGCAAAAAAGCTACCTTTGACGTTATACTGCCGGCGGGTGTTACTGCACCCTGCACCGTTTATCTGGTTCACGGTGCAACGGCAGCCACTGATGGCAGCAAGATCGAAGTGGATGTTTCTCCCGTGGGTTTCAAAAAGCTGGACGAATTGGTCACACCTCTTACTGGAAAAGTGGAGGTTGTTTCCGGTAGTTCGGTGGGTGCCATTCCGCTGCATCATTTGGGTGCCTTGCAGTGCCTCACACTGGTAAACTACTGGGAAAATGCGTTTACGGCAACGCTGGAATTATCCTATACAGCAGGCGATGAATGGTTTTACAAGGCCGGCAGCAAATACGACCTGATAAGCGAATCGGTTACCAACATCGGTAGCGGTACAACCCCTTGGCAGGAGGTTTCCGTTCCGGCCACACAGGCAGTATTGTTTGCTCAATGGGTGATGCCCAACGGGAACATTCCACCGGTAATAGGGTTAAAGGCTGGTAGCCTCGTTTCCTCCAACCAAAAGCCTGCGCGCAGCGCCGGACTGGATAGAGGCCGTGCCTACCATCTCTATGGCTCGGCGAATTACTACCATACTGACCTCAAGTTTGCCGAACCCCTTGTTTGGGCGGGCAGCAATATCTATTGGAACGGTACGCAGCTCACGTTCGATGAAACGGTTGTCGATGCCGGTGCTGGCTCCGACCTTAAACAGGGTGTGTTCTTTAAATGGGGATCGCTGGTGGGCGTTTCCCCCTCCCTATCTTATGTAACCTATACTCCCATTTATGTGATGGGAGGTGCAAGCTCTTGGATCTCAGGTGCTACCCCGTATAATAGTATCCTGGATTTTTATGGCGCAAATATTTCTGGCGGCGGACAGACCAACACTTATCTTAACGATACCCAGCAGAATACCGACTTTATGTATCTGACGTCCAGGGGCGATATCTGCAAGTACCTGAGTAAGACCGGTGCTGTAGAAGGCAACTGGCGCATGCCAACCGGTGCCGATTTTAATGCTGCAGGTATAGCGGAGCACGCTATGGTTGGCTGGTCAACCAATTCTCTTCCCTGGTCGAGGTTTGGTACTTTCGCTACAGTTTCCGGTGCTGAGGCAGACGGTACAACTCTGGTCGGGAGTGGCGGTACCTATACTGTCGGCCATGCTGTTTCACGTTTTCCTGCCTCCGGTTACCGGGATCATAATGGCATGCTCTTAAGTATCGGTACCTATGGGGACAATTGGAGCAGTAGCATCTTCACTGGAACGGACATGGCTTTTCACATGGTTTTTGTCTTTAGTGGTTTTTATCCAGTCTATTATTTCGATCGGAGGTACGGGTTCCCGGTGCGGTGCGTCCGGGAATAAAGCGGCATAGCCGCGTTTCAAACCAACGGATTTTTAAAAGGTGACCTGATTTTCCGGCTGGCCAGGTTTAGAGTAAATAAAAAAATACACGGGATATAGGCATATAAATAAAAAAATTCTTATTTTTGTATTTATAATCTAAATACTTTATAGAAAAAATATGTCATTGACACACAGTGTTATCGATTTCAATAATTCAGAAATTGCTTTCCGGAATAAATCAAATGCCGAATTGAGACAAGCTCATTTACTATTTAAAGTAATGAACAATGCCGGTCTGGTAAAGCTAGGCAAACACTTGGTGAACATTGCCTTTGCTGTCCACTTTCCCGTTAAGGGAATCCTTCGTAACACCATCTATCAGCATTTTGTGGGGGGAACATCTATTGCAGATTGTTCCAAAACCATTCAAAAACTCGCAGCACGAAACGTGGGCACTATTCTTGATTTTGCGGTTGAGGGTGAGGAACGTGACGAACTTTTTGATGCCACGTGTGCAGAGGTCATTCGTACAATAGAATTTGCCCGTAACAACAGGCATGTACCGTTCAGTGCATTTAAAATAACCGGTGTCGGACGGTTCGACCTGCTTGCCAAAGTGAGTGAAAAAGCACAGCTTTCTGAGGAGGAGTCGAAAGAATACAGAAGGGTTTACGACCGTGTGGAGTCAATTTTCAAACGGGGTTATGATCTGGGTGTCCCTATACTTATCGATGCGGAGCACACCTGGATTCAACCTGTTTTGGACGACCTGGTGCTGGAAATGATGGAAAGATACAACAAAGATGTGGCCATTGTACAAAACACCTATCAGATGTACCGTCATGATGCCATTCACCGGTTAAAGGATCACCACCGGATTGCCTTGGATATGGGAGTGAAGTTTGGGCTTAAGATTGTACGGGGGGCTTATATGGAGATTGAGCGTGCACGTGCTGCCGAAATGGGTTACCCATCACCTATTCAGCCCGATAAGCCCGCTACGGACCACGATTTCAACGAAGTTATCCGTTATTTCATGGACCACCTCGATACCATCCATTTCATGGTGGCCACGCATAACGAAGTGAGCTCACAGCTGCTGGCGCAGTTAATTGATGAACGCGGCCTGCCTCATGATCATCCACATATTTATTTTTCACAACTCTACGGCATGAGTGACCACATTACCTTTAACCTGGCGGAGAAGGGTTACAATGTCGTAAAATACGTGCCTTACGGTGAAGTGAAAACAATGATGCCTTACCTTTTTCGCAGGGCCGAGGAAAACACATCGGTAAAAGGACAATCGAGTCGTGAACTGAAGCTTATCGAGAAAGAAGTCAGAAGAAGAAAAGGTAAATAGTCTGGAAATAGGTTTGTTGTCGGGTAAGGGTGATTTTTAATTTTTAAGTAAGA
This portion of the Petrimonas sulfuriphila genome encodes:
- a CDS encoding proline dehydrogenase family protein: MSLTHSVIDFNNSEIAFRNKSNAELRQAHLLFKVMNNAGLVKLGKHLVNIAFAVHFPVKGILRNTIYQHFVGGTSIADCSKTIQKLAARNVGTILDFAVEGEERDELFDATCAEVIRTIEFARNNRHVPFSAFKITGVGRFDLLAKVSEKAQLSEEESKEYRRVYDRVESIFKRGYDLGVPILIDAEHTWIQPVLDDLVLEMMERYNKDVAIVQNTYQMYRHDAIHRLKDHHRIALDMGVKFGLKIVRGAYMEIERARAAEMGYPSPIQPDKPATDHDFNEVIRYFMDHLDTIHFMVATHNEVSSQLLAQLIDERGLPHDHPHIYFSQLYGMSDHITFNLAEKGYNVVKYVPYGEVKTMMPYLFRRAEENTSVKGQSSRELKLIEKEVRRRKGK